Genomic window (Terriglobus sp. TAA 43):
TGGGGCTGTCCAATCAAAGCCTGAAGTACATTCAGTTCTCTTCCGGCGCCGTACGCGTGAACGTGATCGACAACACCAACGACGACCCGTTCTACACACCCCAGCGCACCGGCTCCACCGTCGGCGAATTCTCACGCCGCACTGGCAACGCTCTATGGGAAATCTTCGGCAACGCCACTGCAAAGCTGCCCTACGCCATGCAACTCAGCACCAGTCTCAACTCGCAGGGCGACACGCCGTTCAACCTCACCACCGGCTTTGATAACAACGGCGACGGCAACTTCAACGACCGTCCCTTCATCGCCTCCACCGGCACGCCCATCTGCACAGCGACCATCGCATCCAACTGCGCCTACCAGACGCAGTACGGCCTGCTCGCCACCTCAGGCACAGGAGCCACAATCGGTCGCAACGCAGGCACCCAGCCCTGGACCTTCTATCTCGACACCAACCTGCAGCGCACCTTCAAGCTGACGCACAACGCGAAGGCAGAACACCCGCAATCGCTAACAGCAAACATCCGCAGCTCCAACGTGCTGAACCACCTCAACGTCACCAACGTAGGCAGCGTAGTAGGTTCCCCCACCTTCGGTCGCGCTACACAAGGCGATAACGGCCGACGCATAGAAGGCGGCCTCCGCTACAGCTTTTAAAACCATCAGAAGCGCAATAGCCGACAACCAAGATGCAACCAGTACCCCACGTCTCGATCTTGAGTCGTGGGGTTTCCTTATCTGACGAGCGGGCTTTCCCTGACACGGACCAGCAGCTTCTTCAATTGAGCAAAGTCCTTTTCCCCAAGCTCCGCGCTCCATTCGCGCTCGATCTCGCGCAGGCTCTCAACGATCCTGGCCCATGCCGCATGGCCGCGCCGGGTAAAGCGCACAATCCGCGCGGAGCCATTGGTTGATGCGTCCATCCGCTTCAGATACCCAAGCTCTTCCAGGCTGCCCAGCAACCGGTTCATAGCCTGCTTACTGATGCCGGCGCGTTCTGCCAGAACTCCCGGGCGCTCCCCATCCGGCCCGGGATACCGCATCACCGCGATGTGAGGAAGGGCAAGTCCTTCAAAGCCTGCCTCGTTCAGTTCCCTCACGATGCGCCTAAAGATTGCCTCAGTGGGAACGCGCAGCAACGCGCCTATCAGGATTTCACCGGGCTTAAGGGGGGATTTTTTCGGCGAAACGGCCATTGACACTCCCTGTAAACTATGTTTACCTCACGGGTAAATATAGTTTACTCCAATGGAGAATTCATGACTCAACTTCACGCTGTCGGTCTGGAAGTTAACCCTGCAGAGGAAACCATTTTCGTCGGCCCGCTTGGTATTCGCTTTCTTCTTACGGGAGAAAACTCATCGGGCAGCGTTGCCACTTTTGAGATGACCGTCCCGCCCACCGAGGGGCTCCCTGCGCCACCCCATAGCCACAACGGCTACGAGGAGACGGCCTACGGCCTATCCGGTGTGCTGACCGTGACGGTCGAAGGGAAAACATTC
Coding sequences:
- a CDS encoding MarR family winged helix-turn-helix transcriptional regulator, which gives rise to MAVSPKKSPLKPGEILIGALLRVPTEAIFRRIVRELNEAGFEGLALPHIAVMRYPGPDGERPGVLAERAGISKQAMNRLLGSLEELGYLKRMDASTNGSARIVRFTRRGHAAWARIVESLREIEREWSAELGEKDFAQLKKLLVRVRESPLVR
- a CDS encoding cupin domain-containing protein — translated: MTQLHAVGLEVNPAEETIFVGPLGIRFLLTGENSSGSVATFEMTVPPTEGLPAPPHSHNGYEETAYGLSGVLTVTVEGKTFEIGPGQAACVPRGAVHSFRNNTTDDAKVLCIITPAAIGPEYFREIAAVLKAAAGGPPDRAKMVEIMHRHGLKPAIPSA